In Meiothermus cerbereus DSM 11376, the genomic window CACCCACCGCCGGATGAAGTGAGAGGAAAAGCAGGTTTATGCAGGCTATGCAAGAGGTGCAAGTTTTGAGTTAACCAACACCTATACGCCGATGGCCCGCCCGGTGCCGGGGCTTTTTGAGGTGCTCAAACACTCTGGCAGGCGCAGCGGGATGTTTTACTCCTGGGAGCCCCTGCGCGATGTGGCCCGCCCCCTGAGCCTGGCGGTTTCAAAGCTAATTGCTTACGACCACAACCCAGAGGTCTCCGATGTGCGGGTGGTGGAGGCAGCGATGCCTTACATCAAGTCGGGTGAGCTCGATTTCACCTTCTTATATCTGGGCAGTGTGGATGAAGTGGGGCACCTGGAAGGCTGGATGAGCCCGGCCTACCTGCGGCAGGTGGAGCATGTGGACACCCTGCTAGGCCGGGTACTGGAGGCTTTGCCCTTAGACACGCTTCTTCTGCTGATGAGTGACCACGGCGGGCACCTCAGGATGCACGGCAGCGAGCACCCCGAGGATATGACCGTGCCCTTTATTGCCTGGGGGTCTGGGATTGCCAGAGGCCTGCAAATTGCCGAACAGGTGAGTCTTCTGGAGCTGGCGCCTACTGCGGCTGCTTTGCTGGGGGTAGTTCCAGAACCAGCCTGGGAGGGGCGGGTGCTTCGCTTGGGATAGTACATCCGAAGAGGGCGCCGCAAGGACGAAAGCGCTCGAGGTGGTTTGCGTTACGGGAACCTCACCTAAGTGGGCCGCTCCAGCGATAGGCGGTGGCCATGGCCCGACGGAGGTTCTGGGGGTTGGGTGGGCTTGCCAGGAGGCGCTCGAGTTCAGCCTCGCCGACGGCCTCGAGGGGCGGTGCGGTAGGCTCTTCACCGGCAAAGCGCATGGCCCGCCCCTCGGCTTTCCAGCGGGGCCAACCCTCGGGCTGGGCCAGGTGAAAAAGCTCGTGACGCAGGGTGCGCTCCAGGCCCCCCCGCTCCAGCAGAACCCGCAGGCGCTGGGTGTCAATCCGGTGCTTCTGACGGTTGGCGGTAGCAAGGATAAACCACGGCAGCCCGGTGGCGTGGGTGTAGGACTTCAGGTCGGGGTGGATGACCACGCTCACCCTTGGCGGAAGCGGGTAACCGGCGGCTTGCAGGTTCCGGCGGGCCTTTTGTAAGACCGCAAAAACCTCGCGCAGGTGCGCTGCATCGGCCTTTGCCGCGACCTGTACCACAAAACCGGGGGCGTGGGCGGTTTTCCAGGTTTGCGCCAGCGCAGGGCCCAGCAAGGCCAGCAAAATAACCAAAAGACGGGCAGGCGAGGGCATATTTCCCCTGCTGGTTTACTCCGTCACCCGCACCTGCTGGGCCGTTCCGACCCCCCGCACCTCCGGCTCGTACATCATCCAGGCCAGGGTGGGCAGCGCGGTGAAGCTGCCGGGGGTCTCGGCGCGCAAAACGTAGGTGAAGGTAACCGGCCCGCTCAGGTAACTGAAG contains:
- a CDS encoding sulfatase-like hydrolase/transferase, whose translation is MARPVPGLFEVLKHSGRRSGMFYSWEPLRDVARPLSLAVSKLIAYDHNPEVSDVRVVEAAMPYIKSGELDFTFLYLGSVDEVGHLEGWMSPAYLRQVEHVDTLLGRVLEALPLDTLLLLMSDHGGHLRMHGSEHPEDMTVPFIAWGSGIARGLQIAEQVSLLELAPTAAALLGVVPEPAWEGRVLRLG